The genomic DNA GGAGCGGGGAGCGGCCGACGTGCCCGCGCCCCCGGAGTCGATGGTGTTCTGGCTGACCATCGACACGGTGGCCGCGCAGCTGGCGGCCGAGGGGAACTCGACGGAACTCCAGGCGCTGGTGGAGGGGCTGGCCCAGCAGCACAGCGGCTTCTTCGCGACGGCGTGGCGAGTGGACCACCCGGCCACGCCGGACGTCTTGGAGGCGATGGGCCGACTGCACCCGGACAAGAAGGTGGCGAAGGCGGCCCGGAAGGCGGCGTTCAAGGCGCGGTCGCAGCAAGGGGGTTGAGGCTGCGGGGTCGGTGCGGGCCGGGGTTGGTGCGGGCCGGGGTCGGGGCTGGTGCTTGCCGGGGCTGACCCTTTCCGTGCGACGGTGCCCCCACCGCGACCGCGGTGTTCATCGGCGTCGGCACGGTGATTCGCCACGTCCGCGGTGTTTTTTCCCCCCGGGCCTCCGGCCCCGCGCACGCTGCGCGGGGATCGCGGCCGGTCCGACGCCGTCACGCACGGCTGCCGTGTACCGCCGTCGGGCGGCTCGCGTCACGCACCGCCGTCGCACACCGCCGTCGGGCCGTTCGCCGTCACGGCGGGGAGGCTGGTGGGGGCTTTGCCCGGCGGCGGGGAGGCCGGGGGTGCCCGGTGTGGCGGGGAAGCCGGTGGGGGCTTGTCCGGTGTGGGGGAGGGGGCTGCGGGACCTCGCCGGCGGCGTCGGTCGCGTGGGCGCTCAGGTGGATTCACGGAACGCGGTCCCCTTACGTCGGCCCGTGTTCAACTGCCGTTCAGGCGCGGGCGGGACGGTGTGGCCGCAACGAGGTGCGCCACCCCCTTCGACGTCCCACTCCACCGTCACAGGAGACAGCATGTCGCTCACCCGCAGGGACTTCGCCAGACGATCCGCGCTCACCGGCGCCGGCGTCGCCCTGGCCGGCAGCGTCGGCGCCCTCGCCACCGCGCCGAACGCCCTCGCGTCCACCGACACCGAGAGCGCGGGCGAGGAATCCGCGGACCGGCACGGCAGCGTCGGTTACGGCCCGCTGATCCCCGACCCGAAGGGCATCCTCGCGCTGCCCGCCGGGTTCTCGTACCGCGTCATCACCTACAGCGGAAAGACCAAGCTGGAGTCGGGCGAGTTCACCCCGTCCAACCACGACGGCACGGCCACCTTCGACGGCCCCCGGGGCGCCACCCTCCTCGTCAACAACCACGAGCTCAAGGGCCCCCGCGCCAACTGGAAGTACCCGGTCCCCCTCACCGAGGGCCTCGTCTACGACCCGGCCGCGGCCGGCGGCTGCACGGTCGTCGAGGTCCGCCGCGACAAGGTCGCCGAGTGGGTCGGCATCGCCGGCACCTCCACCAACTGCGCGGGCGGCAGCACCCCCTGGGGCACCTGGCTCACCGGCGAGGAGACCGAGGACAGGGCCGGCCAGAACGGCATGACCAAGGACCACGGCTACATCTTCGAGGTGGATCCGGAAGACCGCCGCCGCAACCGGGACCCCAAGCCCGTCAAGGCTCTCGGCCGTTACGCCCACGAGGCCGTCGTCGTCGACCCCAAGCGCGGCCGGCTGTACCTGACGGAGGACGCGTCCACTCCCAACGGCCTCCTGTACCGCTGGACCCCGCCGCAGGGCTTCGAGCACGGCCACGGCCGGCTGCGCACCCTCGCCGACGACGCGGGCGCCCTCCAGGCCTTCAAGTGCTTCGACTCCGGCGGCCGGTTCGTCGACGACCTCTCCCGTGCCACCAGGATCGGCACCGTGTACGGCGTCGACTGGGTGGACGTACCGGACCGGGACGCCAAGACGGTGTCCGTCCGCAAGCAGTTCGCCGCCGGAGAGGTCAC from Streptomyces avermitilis MA-4680 = NBRC 14893 includes the following:
- a CDS encoding alkaline phosphatase PhoX, producing MSLTRRDFARRSALTGAGVALAGSVGALATAPNALASTDTESAGEESADRHGSVGYGPLIPDPKGILALPAGFSYRVITYSGKTKLESGEFTPSNHDGTATFDGPRGATLLVNNHELKGPRANWKYPVPLTEGLVYDPAAAGGCTVVEVRRDKVAEWVGIAGTSTNCAGGSTPWGTWLTGEETEDRAGQNGMTKDHGYIFEVDPEDRRRNRDPKPVKALGRYAHEAVVVDPKRGRLYLTEDASTPNGLLYRWTPPQGFEHGHGRLRTLADDAGALQAFKCFDSGGRFVDDLSRATRIGTVYGVDWVDVPDRDAKTVSVRKQFAAGEVTRARKLEGMWWGDGGVYIVSSYAREESPVQHDGQVWFYDPKRRTLTLKVLLGVNRDPSADGAFDGPDNITVSPYGGLVIAEDGEGVQHLFGATDSGRTYPIARNDLALTPAAAAAGGTEAEPSYSEFTGVTFSPDGRTLFANIQDPGIMLAITGPWKRQKRG